TCAAAATATAAAACACGTGAGGCAATTTTTGATTTAATGTACTGTTCTCAACTATCAAAACCTGATGGAACTGTCATTGATAATGTACGAGTTTCTGAGTTGTAATCATATTGTGTTGACTTATTATTAGGTGTGTCTTCATTGTTGATAACTATATCTTCAAAGTTAACATTGAATTCATCATAGTATTTTTCAACAAGTTTAACAAGTTCATCTTTAGTGATTTTGTTTACTTCTGGTTTTTCACCATCAATCTCTTCTTTTGTTGATGTAACTTCAATTTTATCTGTGATATCTTTTGGATAATCTTTTGCATAAATTGTTGTTCCATCGTTGGCATCAGATGATAAAACTTTTACTTCATCAAATGTTCTATCTAAGAAATTAATTGAGACATTTTTTAATGTTTTATCAGTTGAAGCAATTCTTGGGTAGAAAAATGGTAAACCAAATTTAATAGGGTTTTTAATGATTTCAGCTTTATTGTCTTCAAGGAAAGCAGCTACCTTGTGATAATAGTTTGCTTTAATGATATTATTCGTATCATTTGTCGTTGAGTCTAAATAACTTTTAGCTCTTTGACGTAGTTTTTTAATTCTTTCATCTAAAATTTCTTTTAATTTTTCTGATTGAACTTTATCAACAAGTTTTTTGAATGAATCAAAATCTGGAGCATTTATTTCAACAACATCTGTGTCACTGCCATTTCCATCAGGTTGAGCATTTGTTTCTTCAGATGTTGTAGATGCTGAGATTAAACTTAAAGGAGCGACTGTACTAGTTGCAGCTAGAGTAAGAAATAAGTGTTTAAATTTTCATTTTTTCATTTTTATTCCTCACCATTAAAAGTTGAAGGCATAAGAGAGAATAATGTGATTGCTTTTAACTCAAACAAATCATTCTCCAAACCTTTAATTTTTGCTTTCTTAGTAATATCTACATCTAATGAATCCATTAATTTTAAATATGTAATTTCTTTCATTAGATCTTTATATTCATTTTCTTTAAGTTTTAAAAACTCATTGTCGTATGTTTGTTGTTTGTAGAAATTAAGTAATTGACCACTATGTTTAATTGAAACAGTGTTATTTTTATAACTGAAAAATGCGTTTTCAATTATGACATAGATATAATCGCTATTTGGAAGTTGATATCTGAAAAATACTTTTTTGAAACTAGCCACAGAATTAGGAATGAATTCTATTCAACTGTCACGAAAATTATCATTTAATTCACAGTTTAAAACTTCAATTTTAGTTTCAGTTCCAAGACCGTCTGAAAATTTTATTCTCATGGTATCTCCTTAATCTTTTTTAGTGTGTAAAAGTATTTTCTTTTTAGAAAGAATTGAAATTTCTTCAACTTCTCTTTCTCTTTTAGCTCTTAAAATTTCTAGTCTTAATTTTCTACCTTTTTTCTCTAGGTCATTGATCTTTTTGTTTTCTGCAACTAATTTATACTTTTGGTAAATTAATCCAGATTCACTAAGTAATGTTAATGTGATGTATGTTAAATAACTTCTAATTTCTGAGTCAATAAATGTATCAACATCAGGATAAATTTTTAACTTATCAATATCAACAAATTCTTCATATTTAGATTTCTTAATATTTAAGTTGAAATTCATTTTTTGCAATGGAATAACATCCAAATATTCTTGTTTGATTTTTGATGAGTTAATAACGAATTTAACATTATGATAACCATTAAAGTTAATAAAGTTCTCAATAAAGTTAACTATTTCTTGTGCTGTTGAAATAATTTCATTTTGCATTGATGAATACACAACATTAAAGTTATTTTCTTGACAGAATTTATTTGCTGATTCACCTATTGCAATGAAATAATCATCTTTGTCAGCATTTTTTAAAATATTCTTTTCATGCTTTGAATATGAGTTAGTTTCATATTGTTCTGTTTCTGTAACATAAACTCATATTGTTTTACTTAATAATTTTTGAGTTGTTTTTGATTTAAATAATTTATTTAAAATCGAAAAATTAATATCTAATTCAGGTTGAATTAATGGGTTTGAAATCGCATATTTTGCTTCAAGTGTTTCAATGAATTTTTTAGATTGATTAGCACGCTCAAAGTAGAATGCAATTTGTTTTGATAATTTAAGAATATTAATTAAAGTAATATTCTTTTTAGATTCAACTATTGTAGTGATCTTAGATAAACTCTCAGATTTTTCTTTAATCTTTTTGATGTGCATTTTTACTTACTTCCATCTGTTGTGTTATTAAGTAACTTATCAGAAAAGTAAAGTTTGAATAAGCGATTTAATTTATCAAATGAAATAACGATTCCAGGCATTATCTCAACTGGTTTTTCTTGTGTCATAAGTAATTTTTCAACTAATGCATTGAATGCTGTAAGCATTTTCTCAATTCTTGGATCTTCACTTTTGACAAAGCTAAATGTTTGAATATTTGGATCATTATTTAATTTAA
The nucleotide sequence above comes from Mycoplasma sp. Pen4. Encoded proteins:
- a CDS encoding MSC_0621 family F1-like ATPase epsilon subunit; its protein translation is MRIKFSDGLGTETKIEVLNCELNDNFRDSWIEFIPNSVASFKKVFFRYQLPNSDYIYVIIENAFFSYKNNTVSIKHSGQLLNFYKQQTYDNEFLKLKENEYKDLMKEITYLKLMDSLDVDITKKAKIKGLENDLFELKAITLFSLMPSTFNGEE
- a CDS encoding MSC_0622 family F1-like ATPase gamma subunit, translated to MHIKKIKEKSESLSKITTIVESKKNITLINILKLSKQIAFYFERANQSKKFIETLEAKYAISNPLIQPELDINFSILNKLFKSKTTQKLLSKTIWVYVTETEQYETNSYSKHEKNILKNADKDDYFIAIGESANKFCQENNFNVVYSSMQNEIISTAQEIVNFIENFINFNGYHNVKFVINSSKIKQEYLDVIPLQKMNFNLNIKKSKYEEFVDIDKLKIYPDVDTFIDSEIRSYLTYITLTLLSESGLIYQKYKLVAENKKINDLEKKGRKLRLEILRAKREREVEEISILSKKKILLHTKKD